The Ostrea edulis chromosome 1, xbOstEdul1.1, whole genome shotgun sequence genomic sequence atgtcagattatttaaatgtttttaaatatgcatcaaaagtcagtcagaggcaaactacAAATTCTtgttcaaatatattgtatatacacagggcaaaaacagaatattatagaagatctttcagcatttcagggagcacagtgtggaatgccttgagtcaaaatataagaaactcaacaAGTGTTGCgcgttttaagagaaattatcttagagattatcaccatactttttaagcttcattttgtttctatttatcttacattcataattatttcttaagtttatatctATTCtatacttcttttaatctgtgtttattttactaatatctgtctgtatgtatgttatatgcaggaccatattgaaaactagcgttatcgccaaaaatgtaatcctggataaataaaggctttattattattattattataacagTAATTggaaatataagatatcttaaataaACTTCCTAATACAACTACATTATTAAATACTGGTCAAGCATTCACTTCGCATTGTATCATAGTATTTCAATATGGTGTACACATTAATACCACTGTGCAAAGGGAGATAAACATCAAATGAACACAATGTGTCAGTTTTTAAACCAGGAAGGATTTTAGGAAGTAGAACAAATATTTCCTGGTTTATATCTGCCGACTAGATCTAAATTTAAACACATGCTTTTACCTCCACCATTTTGCCAATATTGACAATGTGTGGGGCGGCATCACTGACTGGGGCGTCTTGTTCTATCTGGCGGGTCAAACTGCCTCCAAGATTCATGACTCCTGAGGCATCTTTGCTGGTCTGTAGCCACAACATCACTGTGGATGTTAGTTTGTAATGGGCACTCCTTCCACTGGATTTCTCCTgtgtaaaagaaaaatatgtcaCAAATGAATCTCAGTTCAGGTCCGCTCAACTTTGGCAGAAGTTTCAGTGAACAACATTTTAAGTCAATGGTGATGCCCACAGATTtgacaaaattttctttaaaatcaatTACTTACTTAACCTGTTAATAATCATTTAACTGACCTTTGGGATTTTTTAAGAGCTTCAGATgttacaatttatatatataaacttaactgcagaaaaatttaccactgtacatatatatatcaaaattggtCAATGATGCTTGCCTTTCACTCTCCAAATTAttcattaattacatgtactaaatattatcaaaaatgtaaaatttgtcTGTTCATTATAGCAGTCACTTACAAGTACTTAGTTAATCCAAATTAATGGACATTCTCTTTCTGATTAAAAATAAGTAATGCTAACcatgtgattttaaaagattagtTCTCATGGATCACTGCTATACTAATGATTTtctacaaatttgaatctgtactatgtccgagagctttcttgtaaatgtaaacttttctggtccagtggttcttgagaagaagattttataaagattttcaccatatatttgtatgtaaaacttttatttcctattgtggccctaccctaccctcggaggccatgaatttaacaaacttgaatctcactatgtcaggaagctttcatgtaaatataaactttgctggtccagtggttcttaaaaagaagatatcaaaagattttccatatatatttctatgtaaaactttgatccctttttgtggccccatcctacccccagaggACATggttttatcaaacttgaatctgcactatgtcaggaagctttcatgtaaatttgtactttcctggcccggtggttcttgagaagtggattttaaaagattttccctatctatttgcatgtaaatcttttatcctctattgtggcccatcctacccccgcggaccatggttttaacaaacttgaatctgcattatgtcaggaagcttttatatgAATTTCAGTTCTTTTcgctctgtggttcttgagaagaagatttttaaatgacccccccccccctatttttgcattttttgtgattatctcccctttgaaggagacaAGGCCCTTCATTTgcataaacttgaatccccttcacccaaggatgctttgtgctaagtttggttgaaattggcccagtggttctggagaagaagatgaaaatgtgaagaaaagTTTACGCTGACGACAATCACGACGAACAACAGAaaaatttcaatcagaaaagctcacttgagcctttggctcaggtgagctaaaaaaaagattaaaactTCTAAACTTTGACCTACCTGAACTTCTACAACGTGAATTGAGTCCCAACAGCCCTTAATTTTCTTTGATCCATCTCCAGCCTTTTTGATCAATATAACTCCAGCAAAACCATGATCTAGATCCCACAGATAAACTGACGAAACTCCTCCTTCAAAGTACCTATCAGAAGCCACAAAAATTCATTGTCTCTCCAACAAATATCATGttcttttcacaatttcatagagaacaagatgtgtttgtgaaacacaaatgcccccaataatggccaattccaaagatggccaaggtcacaagggcaaatatcttggtaccagtagaaagatcttgtcaaaagaaatgctcatgtacaatatgaaagttctaatatttcccatttagaagttatgaccaatgtaaaaaaaaaatttaagtaggtcaaatgtcaaggtcaaaaggttcaataccaacggaaagatcttgtaacaaggaatactcatgtgaaatatcaaagctctatctcttactgttcaaaagttattagcaaggttaaagttttcaaaaagtaggtcaaacgtcaaggtcacggggtcaaaaatgttggtacccacggaaaggtcttgtcacaaggaatactcatgtgaaatatcaaagctctatcacttactgttcaaaagttattagcaaggttaaagtttcagacagaattacagaatgacagacaggacaaaaacattatgccccccgatcttcgatctcgggggcataaaaagctAAGATTTAATTACTAAGCACTGTAGTTGAAAAcattaatatttcttaaaaaacaGGAAAATACCATTTAAAACAAgacgtgtttgtgaaacacaaatgcccctgataatggccaattccgaagatggtcaaggtcacaagggcaaatatcttggtaccagtagaaagatcttgtcaaaagaaatgctcatgtacaatatgaaagctctaatatttaccatttagaagttatgaccaatgtaaaaaaaaaattaaaagtaagtcaaatgtcaaggtcaaaaggtttaataccaacggaaaggtcttgtaacaaggaatactcatgtgaaatatcaaagctccatcacttactattcaaaagttatttgcaagattaaagttttcaaaaagttggtcaaactcaaaggtcaaggtcacagggtcaaaaatattggtacccacggaaaggtcttgacacaaggaatacccatgtgaaatatcaaagctttatcacttactgttcaaaagttatcagcaaggttaaagttttcaaaaagtaggtcaaactccaaggtcaaggtcacagggtaaaaaatgttggtacccacggaaaagtcttgtcacaaggaatactcatgtgaaatatcaaagctctatcacttactgttcaaaagttattagtaaggttaaagtttcagacagaatgacagaacgacagaattacagaatgacagaattacagattgacagacaggacaaaaacaatatgccccccgatcttcaatctcgAAGGCATAAAAATTCAAAGGTAAATTTCTGTGAGCAATATAAGGAATTCTAGAATTTTTATCTCAAAAGACTGAACCTACATTTCTCTGTATTGATCAAAGGCAGTGTTGGCATCAATCTCCAGTTTCCTTAACCGGTCAGAAGGCAGGGTTCCATCATCCAAAGGAGGGTCATAACTATTGCTCCAGGGAGACCTAAAATGAGAAAACAGCAACTCTTCCAAATATGTAATGTCACCATACCAAACATTCATGCCTTTGATGTAACTAGTCTTTACTAATCAATTTCTTTGTCCATCtgaacatgtaaacaaaaataattgaCATTTGGAACACTAAGTCACCCATCATATATCTCGGTCAACGTAGAACCAGCTAGCACAAACATATATCACGACTGTGGTATCCACGTACAGttaggaaataaatttcatttttgaaaatacatgagggcatgaaatGTGATGtttcatgccagcatactttatgaagcatgttagcacttcatgaaaagtatgcagacctgaagtgttgcagttcataccctcatgtattttcaaaactgaaattaatttttatatttactttaatttctgttggaattcaaagccattaaaatatatgcactacatttatcaagattcatatgtgCAATGTTCCCAACTgctgaggaaatgactatcattacaatttgtaaagatataaaaGGCCAAAAAATTCATTCTTTCAAACTGCTTCAAACATGTATATCTGATTACCATTCTTGGTATTTTTGTTTGGGAACAACATAGTTGGATTAATATGCCTATATCATTCTCCATCTCAaaaagcccatgggccacatcactcatctGAGTAGATGCATTTtcacatgtaaaaataaaactccTATTCTGTGGATCTGTCCAGGCTGTGGGGATCATGGTATAAACAaagatgtttgcatattaatgtGACAAATTGCACTCACTGATTTTGTCCAGTACacggt encodes the following:
- the LOC125674053 gene encoding F-actin-capping protein subunit beta-like, whose product is MSDQQLDCALDLMRRLPPQQIEKNLTDLIDLVPSLCEDLLSSVDQPLKIARDKQLGKDYLLCDYNRDGDSYRSPWSNSYDPPLDDGTLPSDRLRKLEIDANTAFDQYREMYFEGGVSSVYLWDLDHGFAGVILIKKAGDGSKKIKGCWDSIHVVEVQEKSSGRSAHYKLTSTVMLWLQTSKDASGVMNLGGSLTRQIEQDAPVSDAAPHIVNIGKMVEEMENKIRNTLNEIYFGKTRDIVFGLRSFIPLGDMKKQEALRNDLAAALSKRSAAQ